A region of Planctomycetaceae bacterium DNA encodes the following proteins:
- a CDS encoding GAF domain-containing SpoIIE family protein phosphatase codes for MIPFEAKRCADLQKVLDITRAMVDTSDLDSLLRLIIDRAMDLLDAERATLFLYDAATDELVSRIAAGLDEIRIPARAGIAGSTVTSGQTVNVPDAYADDRFNRDVDKQTGFRTRSILSLPLKDYQSQLVGVLQVLNKRARPFDDDDVTLAQALAAQAGVMLQRAQLIEHYLAKQRMERDMNIARDIQRRLLPTQPPDLAGFDVAGFSQPADATGGDIYDFMPLPDGRWLLLLADASGHGIGPALVIAQTRATLRALSLCEDRPPEMLAAANRLLCADLDGGRFVTCFLGMLDRTAAGLTYAAAGHGPMLFYRRGEDAFQQVAATGLPLGILDDSQFDSEAFAFTAGDLAVITTDGFFEASAPDGELFGIERVMECVRQHRDSPAAEIIAHLHQAVLAFTHNAPQDDDLTAIVVRRV; via the coding sequence ATGATTCCCTTCGAAGCCAAGCGATGCGCCGATCTGCAGAAGGTGCTGGATATCACGCGGGCCATGGTCGACACGTCCGACCTGGACTCGCTGCTGCGCCTGATCATCGACCGCGCCATGGACCTGCTCGACGCCGAGCGGGCGACGCTGTTTCTCTATGACGCCGCGACCGACGAGCTCGTCAGCCGCATCGCCGCGGGACTGGACGAGATTCGCATTCCCGCCCGCGCGGGGATCGCCGGCTCAACGGTGACCAGCGGGCAGACCGTCAACGTGCCCGACGCCTATGCCGACGACCGCTTCAACCGCGACGTCGACAAGCAGACGGGCTTTCGCACGCGGAGCATCCTCTCGCTGCCGCTGAAGGACTACCAAAGCCAGCTCGTCGGCGTGCTCCAGGTGCTCAACAAACGCGCCCGCCCCTTCGATGACGACGATGTGACGCTCGCGCAGGCGCTGGCCGCCCAGGCCGGCGTCATGCTCCAGCGCGCCCAGTTGATCGAGCACTACCTCGCCAAGCAGCGCATGGAACGCGACATGAACATCGCCCGCGACATCCAGCGCCGGCTGCTGCCCACCCAGCCGCCGGACCTGGCGGGCTTCGACGTCGCGGGATTCTCCCAGCCCGCCGACGCCACCGGCGGCGATATCTACGACTTCATGCCCCTGCCCGACGGGCGCTGGCTGCTGCTGCTGGCCGACGCCAGCGGGCACGGGATCGGACCGGCGTTGGTGATCGCCCAGACCCGCGCGACGCTGCGGGCGCTGAGCCTGTGCGAGGATCGCCCGCCGGAAATGCTCGCCGCGGCCAACCGCCTGCTCTGCGCCGACCTCGACGGCGGGCGGTTCGTCACGTGTTTCCTGGGCATGCTCGACCGCACCGCCGCGGGGCTCACCTACGCCGCCGCCGGACACGGACCGATGCTCTTCTACCGCCGCGGCGAGGACGCCTTCCAGCAGGTGGCCGCCACCGGCCTGCCGCTGGGCATCCTGGACGACTCGCAGTTTGACAGCGAGGCCTTCGCCTTTACGGCAGGCGACCTGGCGGTCATCACCACCGACGGGTTCTTTGAGGCCTCGGCCCCTGACGGCGAGTTGTTCGGCATCGAGCGCGTGATGGAGTGTGTGCGCCAACATCGCGACAGCCCCGCCGCCGAGATCATCGCCCACCTCCACCAGGCGGTGCTGGCCTTCACCCACAACGCCCCCCAGGACGACGACCTGACCGCCATCGTCGTGCGACGGGTGTAA
- a CDS encoding metallophosphoesterase family protein, with the protein MLAIISDIHSNIEALTAVLRDIESRGVKRIVCLGDVVGYGPNPCEALDLIMRHCEVTLMGNHDFAALYEPNNFNMGAEAACFWTRRKLEKEPDLEKRGARWDYLGALPVKHVISGEALGLPGVTDVAFTHGSPRRPINEYIFPDDVYNCPGKFRGLFERFNHLCFVGHTHVPGVFLETPDFYSPDELDDGVFEVSFRKAMVNVGSVGQPRDRDNRASYATLEPNGATALVRFVRVPYNVDATMAKVRATPELDDYLGSRLREGR; encoded by the coding sequence ATGCTTGCGATTATCAGCGACATTCACTCGAACATCGAGGCGCTGACGGCGGTGCTGCGGGACATAGAATCCCGTGGCGTGAAACGCATTGTCTGCCTGGGCGACGTCGTCGGGTACGGTCCCAATCCTTGCGAGGCGCTGGACCTGATCATGCGGCACTGCGAAGTGACGCTGATGGGCAATCACGATTTCGCGGCGTTGTACGAACCCAACAATTTCAACATGGGCGCCGAGGCGGCGTGCTTCTGGACGCGTCGCAAGTTGGAGAAGGAGCCGGACCTGGAGAAGCGCGGCGCCCGCTGGGACTACCTGGGCGCCCTTCCGGTCAAGCACGTCATCAGCGGCGAGGCACTGGGCCTGCCCGGGGTGACCGACGTGGCGTTCACGCACGGCAGCCCGCGCCGCCCGATCAACGAATACATCTTCCCCGACGACGTATATAACTGTCCGGGCAAGTTCCGCGGGCTCTTCGAGCGGTTCAACCACCTGTGCTTCGTCGGTCATACCCACGTGCCGGGGGTATTCCTCGAAACGCCGGATTTTTACAGCCCGGACGAGCTCGACGACGGCGTCTTCGAAGTCTCGTTCCGAAAGGCAATGGTCAACGTCGGGTCGGTCGGTCAGCCGCGCGACCGCGACAACCGCGCCAGCTACGCCACATTGGAACCCAACGGCGCCACGGCCTTGGTGCGGTTCGTCCGGGTGCCGTATAACGTCGATGCCACCATGGCCAAGGTCCGCGCCACGCCCGAACTCGACGACTACCTGGGCAGCCGCCTGAGGGAAGGCCGCTAG
- a CDS encoding sodium:proton antiporter has protein sequence MKTVLVFSILLVAGLVLAQWLPAWLGPAADAGHLVIHLLTMTALAYIMVHVGMEFHIDKTRLGEYGWDYIVAMTAAAGPWLLVALYFIFILVPSNQWSNGHVWQESLLVSRFAAPTSAGVLFSMLAAAGMRHTWVFRKARVLAIFDDLDTVLLMIPLKMMMVGVAWQLVVMLFVFAAMLAAAWRWMRSIRLPMSWPWVLTYSALIAVASQGVSYASKLIDRQVPIDIEVLLPAFLLGVALRPPRAQDRDPEQHHREERVSILISGVFMLLVGLNMPPMLMSWQQAAAENAAQEQSILSQLTMPPWHILALHVVIVTALCNLGKMFPAFCYRKEAHWRLRTGVAVGMWPRGEVGAGVLVVSLGYGIAGPAMTIAVLSLALNLVLTGLFILLVKRLIEGHTENDQSQN, from the coding sequence ATGAAGACCGTTCTGGTATTTTCCATTCTTCTGGTGGCGGGGCTGGTGCTTGCCCAGTGGCTGCCGGCATGGCTGGGCCCTGCCGCCGACGCCGGGCACCTGGTGATCCACCTGCTGACGATGACGGCTTTGGCGTACATCATGGTTCACGTGGGGATGGAGTTTCACATCGACAAGACCCGCCTGGGCGAGTACGGGTGGGACTATATCGTGGCGATGACGGCTGCGGCGGGTCCGTGGCTGCTGGTGGCGCTGTACTTCATCTTCATCCTGGTTCCCTCGAACCAGTGGAGCAACGGACATGTATGGCAGGAATCGCTGCTGGTGTCGCGATTCGCCGCCCCGACGTCGGCGGGGGTGCTGTTTTCGATGCTGGCCGCCGCCGGGATGCGCCACACCTGGGTCTTCCGCAAGGCCCGCGTGCTGGCGATTTTCGACGACCTGGACACCGTGCTGCTGATGATCCCGCTGAAGATGATGATGGTGGGGGTGGCGTGGCAACTGGTGGTGATGCTGTTTGTCTTTGCGGCCATGCTGGCGGCCGCCTGGCGATGGATGCGAAGCATCCGCCTGCCGATGAGTTGGCCGTGGGTGCTGACGTATTCGGCGTTGATCGCCGTGGCCAGCCAGGGCGTCAGCTATGCCAGCAAGTTGATCGACCGCCAGGTGCCCATCGACATCGAGGTGCTGCTGCCGGCGTTCCTGCTGGGCGTGGCGCTTCGTCCGCCGCGGGCGCAGGATCGCGACCCTGAGCAACATCATCGCGAGGAGCGCGTCTCGATCTTGATCTCCGGCGTGTTCATGCTCCTGGTCGGGCTGAACATGCCGCCCATGCTGATGTCGTGGCAACAGGCCGCCGCCGAAAATGCCGCCCAGGAGCAGTCCATCCTCTCACAACTGACCATGCCGCCCTGGCATATCCTGGCACTGCACGTGGTGATCGTCACCGCCCTGTGCAACCTGGGCAAGATGTTCCCCGCCTTCTGCTACCGGAAGGAGGCCCACTGGCGCCTGCGCACCGGCGTGGCGGTAGGCATGTGGCCGCGCGGCGAGGTCGGCGCCGGCGTGCTGGTGGTCAGCCTGGGCTACGGCATCGCAGGCCCGGCCATGACCATCGCCGTGCTGAGCCTGGCGCTGAACCTGGTGCTGACGGGGCTGTTCATCCTGCTGGTCAAGCGGCTCATCGAAGGCCACACGGAGAACGATCAGTCTCAGAACTGA
- a CDS encoding tetratricopeptide repeat protein: MSNEWTDAEGRVDRAHVLYEQGRWAEAAAELQAAIDINPLNPLWHFNLGLTLEALEDYERAGAVFARALEMQPNDIETLNCLGVNMTRQGKYAEALNFFASIEKLDPNYEPSYCNRIITYTEMGQHDQAELMFYLARQVKDDCSLCYYNIAASLYNRGQYDAAINCLQQVLRLDPKHPQTNVHIAEAYWAKGELDQAAKHYRMELDVAGEDVETMLDLGELMMEMDRPDHAAALFRRALALGDNADAFFCLGELALQQKNYDEAAAFFQNVLAADQNYAAAHARLAQVCLARGQSMEAAKHLTIELKRCGDDAVMLAELGQLLLEAHMARQANAVFQRLVTLRPEDPDARHSLAVSYFELKMMDEGIRQCRRALKLQPQNPQALYNLALAHVQTGSIRRARRYLWRAMSLAPQDQTIRQLGKKLNMTGLLGRLGRRFEGFAWRWMPL; the protein is encoded by the coding sequence TTGAGCAACGAGTGGACAGACGCCGAAGGACGAGTGGACCGCGCTCACGTACTGTACGAGCAAGGCCGCTGGGCTGAGGCGGCGGCCGAACTTCAAGCGGCCATCGACATCAACCCTCTCAACCCGCTGTGGCATTTCAATCTCGGGCTGACGCTCGAGGCCCTGGAAGATTACGAACGGGCCGGCGCCGTCTTCGCCCGGGCGCTGGAGATGCAGCCCAACGACATCGAGACGCTCAACTGCCTGGGCGTCAACATGACCCGCCAGGGCAAGTACGCCGAAGCGCTGAACTTCTTCGCCAGCATCGAGAAACTCGACCCCAACTACGAACCGTCCTACTGCAACCGCATCATCACCTACACCGAGATGGGCCAGCACGACCAGGCCGAACTGATGTTCTACCTGGCCCGCCAGGTCAAGGACGACTGCAGCCTGTGCTACTACAACATCGCCGCCAGCCTCTATAACCGCGGCCAATACGACGCGGCCATCAACTGCCTCCAGCAGGTGCTGCGGCTGGACCCCAAGCATCCCCAGACCAACGTGCATATCGCCGAGGCCTACTGGGCCAAGGGCGAACTCGACCAGGCCGCCAAGCACTACCGCATGGAACTCGACGTCGCCGGCGAAGACGTCGAGACGATGCTCGACCTGGGCGAGCTGATGATGGAGATGGACCGCCCCGACCACGCCGCCGCGCTCTTCCGCCGGGCCCTGGCCCTGGGCGATAACGCCGACGCGTTCTTCTGCCTGGGCGAACTGGCCCTGCAGCAGAAAAACTACGACGAGGCGGCCGCCTTCTTCCAGAACGTGCTGGCCGCCGACCAGAACTACGCCGCCGCGCACGCGCGGCTGGCACAGGTCTGCCTGGCCCGCGGGCAATCCATGGAAGCGGCCAAGCACCTGACCATCGAACTCAAGCGCTGCGGCGACGACGCGGTGATGCTGGCCGAACTGGGCCAATTGCTGCTCGAAGCGCACATGGCGCGCCAGGCCAATGCCGTCTTCCAGCGCCTGGTGACGCTCCGCCCGGAAGACCCCGACGCCCGCCACAGCCTAGCCGTGAGCTACTTCGAACTCAAAATGATGGACGAAGGCATCCGCCAGTGCCGCCGGGCGCTGAAGCTTCAGCCGCAGAACCCCCAGGCGCTGTACAACCTCGCCCTGGCGCACGTGCAGACCGGGTCGATCCGCCGCGCGCGGCGCTATCTCTGGCGGGCGATGTCCCTGGCGCCGCAAGACCAGACCATCCGCCAACTGGGCAAGAAGCTCAACATGACCGGCCTGCTAGGCCGCCTCGGCCGACGGTTCGAAGGCTTCGCCTGGCGCTGGATGCCGCTGTAA
- a CDS encoding CNNM domain-containing protein produces MLDNLSINMQWAIYWIVAIAGVGLSALYSGMEMGFYVLNKVRLELSVEQRRRGARTIHHQLAHPRRLLATLLIGNNVANYAFTYAVSAMFILGGAGRRAEFYAIVVGTGILFVLGETLPKNVFQRLAETLMYRLAWLVRLSGWLFTVTLARPLVLGFAWLLTRFWRTGGDEQALGHVGVAAIVAEGQASGALTDFQTRMAQRVMGISQVMLKKAMIPMQHVVAAPVDITREGIFEIMKAHEYRRLPLRDSDGRIAGVLDIYHALSSPPQTDLQSLAPPPLVLDESLNITQALYRMQRQRIALAVVADAQARHVGIVAIKDLVEEIVGEIENW; encoded by the coding sequence ATGCTGGATAACCTGAGCATCAACATGCAGTGGGCGATCTACTGGATCGTCGCGATCGCCGGCGTCGGCCTCAGCGCCTTGTACTCGGGCATGGAAATGGGCTTCTACGTGCTCAACAAGGTGCGCCTGGAGCTGTCCGTCGAGCAGCGGCGCCGCGGGGCACGGACCATTCACCACCAGCTCGCCCACCCGCGGCGACTGCTGGCCACGCTGCTGATCGGCAACAACGTCGCCAACTATGCCTTCACCTACGCCGTCAGCGCCATGTTCATCCTGGGCGGCGCCGGCCGCCGCGCCGAGTTCTACGCCATCGTCGTCGGCACGGGCATTCTGTTCGTCCTGGGCGAAACGCTGCCCAAGAACGTCTTCCAGCGCCTGGCGGAAACGCTCATGTACCGCCTGGCGTGGCTGGTGCGCCTGTCGGGGTGGCTGTTCACGGTCACGCTGGCGCGTCCGCTGGTGCTCGGGTTCGCCTGGCTGCTGACGCGATTCTGGCGCACCGGCGGCGACGAGCAGGCCCTGGGGCACGTCGGGGTTGCGGCGATTGTGGCCGAAGGGCAGGCCAGCGGCGCCCTGACCGACTTCCAGACCCGCATGGCCCAGCGCGTCATGGGCATCTCGCAGGTCATGCTCAAGAAGGCGATGATCCCCATGCAGCACGTGGTGGCCGCCCCCGTCGACATCACGCGCGAGGGCATCTTCGAGATCATGAAAGCCCATGAATATCGCCGCCTGCCCCTGCGAGACTCCGACGGACGCATCGCCGGCGTGCTGGATATCTACCACGCCCTGAGCAGCCCGCCCCAGACCGATCTGCAGTCGCTGGCCCCGCCGCCGCTGGTGCTCGACGAGTCGCTCAACATCACGCAGGCCCTCTACCGGATGCAGCGCCAGCGGATCGCCCTGGCCGTGGTCGCCGACGCCCAAGCCCGCCATGTTGGGATCGTCGCCATCAAGGATCTCGTCGAAGAAATCGTCGGCGAGATCGAGAACTGGTGA
- a CDS encoding YidC/Oxa1 family insertase periplasmic-domain containing protein, giving the protein MNVKRFIAALVAAGAAVALYAVWAHLKEPASPAPATKPAVQAPAPAAAPAAAPAVAAAAPAAATAPAATAPVPAPTTRPSAGAAWRGMPQTQPASIHTIGSLQGQEPEKFLMAVQVSTLGAAVDTVKLADYFVSVEDKRLHEKDPAQYQIARQNDPEKYRGHYSLLNPVSVAGKTVLPLATRSLRVQATLDGQPRVLSLDNLDQKVWKPLSVTADSVRMVYELAWSEADDWAQAKDSLVLRLTKTIQVKRNDYSIHVTLEVENLTAGDLQISLDQAGPTGVPRESYKEDDRTIAYIKLGEDNKKLIPYRIPHADLAAGKDARFASVGAPAVVGTTLEKTPTQWIGVTNAYFTSIMLPEMPPGAPWEEQFYVAAVDEGPASRNFLTGVQLTGVTVRPSKAGEGRVFNFDVFAGPKKRDVFTNETSPYFRQRYRDLNYISTIDLGSCFCSSSWLALAMMWLLQKLSWVALGNYGVAIIILVALVRLVLHPLTRRSQLSMMKMQKLGPKMQQLKEKYADDKDTLQKEMMKFYKEQGAGPVVGCLPMFLQMPIWIALWTSLQASIELRHAAFLPVWITDLAAPDIIFSWSTPLPFVGLTSFHLLPILVAIAMFLQTMLNPQAAGAGPAATAQQAQQQKMMKYLMPGMMLFIFYNMPSGLNLYIMTSTFAGVAEQYVIKRHVQAKEELEAAMETTVSVPGKGMRGARPKKPKGPFWTKRG; this is encoded by the coding sequence GTGAATGTAAAACGATTTATCGCCGCGTTGGTGGCCGCCGGTGCCGCAGTGGCGCTCTACGCCGTTTGGGCGCACCTGAAAGAACCTGCCTCGCCCGCGCCGGCGACAAAGCCGGCGGTCCAGGCTCCCGCCCCCGCCGCGGCGCCCGCCGCGGCGCCGGCGGTTGCCGCTGCCGCCCCCGCCGCGGCCACGGCTCCGGCGGCGACGGCGCCCGTGCCTGCGCCGACTACCCGGCCATCTGCCGGTGCGGCCTGGCGGGGCATGCCGCAGACGCAGCCGGCTTCGATCCACACCATCGGGTCGCTGCAGGGGCAGGAGCCCGAGAAGTTCCTGATGGCCGTTCAGGTCAGCACCCTCGGCGCCGCCGTCGACACCGTCAAGCTGGCGGACTATTTCGTCAGCGTCGAGGACAAACGGCTGCACGAGAAAGATCCCGCCCAATACCAGATCGCCCGCCAGAACGATCCTGAAAAATATCGCGGGCACTACAGCCTGCTAAACCCCGTCTCGGTCGCCGGCAAGACGGTGCTGCCCCTGGCAACGCGGAGCCTGCGCGTGCAGGCGACCCTCGACGGCCAGCCGCGCGTGCTGTCGCTGGACAATCTCGACCAGAAGGTCTGGAAACCTCTCAGCGTCACCGCCGACAGCGTCCGCATGGTTTACGAACTGGCCTGGAGCGAGGCCGACGACTGGGCGCAGGCGAAAGACAGCCTGGTCCTGCGGCTGACCAAGACCATTCAGGTCAAGCGCAACGATTATTCGATTCACGTCACCCTTGAGGTGGAGAATCTTACCGCCGGCGACCTGCAGATCAGCCTCGACCAGGCCGGCCCGACGGGCGTGCCTCGCGAGTCGTACAAAGAAGACGATCGCACGATCGCATACATCAAACTCGGCGAGGACAACAAGAAGCTGATCCCGTACCGCATTCCGCACGCGGACCTGGCCGCGGGCAAGGATGCGCGGTTTGCCAGCGTCGGCGCCCCGGCCGTCGTCGGCACCACGCTCGAAAAGACGCCCACGCAGTGGATCGGCGTGACCAATGCTTATTTCACGTCGATCATGCTGCCGGAGATGCCCCCCGGCGCGCCGTGGGAAGAGCAGTTCTATGTCGCCGCCGTCGACGAAGGCCCTGCCAGCCGCAACTTCCTCACCGGCGTGCAACTGACGGGCGTGACGGTTCGCCCGTCCAAGGCCGGCGAAGGGCGCGTCTTCAACTTTGACGTCTTCGCCGGGCCCAAGAAGCGAGACGTCTTCACCAACGAGACCAGCCCGTATTTTCGTCAGCGCTATCGCGACCTGAACTACATCTCGACGATCGACCTGGGCTCGTGCTTCTGCTCATCGAGCTGGCTGGCGCTGGCGATGATGTGGCTGCTGCAGAAACTCTCCTGGGTTGCCCTGGGCAACTATGGCGTGGCGATCATCATCCTGGTGGCCCTGGTGCGCCTCGTGCTGCACCCGCTGACGCGCCGCAGCCAGCTCTCGATGATGAAGATGCAGAAGCTCGGCCCCAAGATGCAGCAGCTCAAGGAGAAGTACGCCGACGATAAGGACACCCTCCAGAAGGAGATGATGAAGTTCTACAAGGAACAAGGCGCCGGTCCCGTCGTCGGCTGCCTGCCCATGTTCCTGCAGATGCCCATCTGGATCGCCCTGTGGACCAGCCTCCAGGCCTCGATCGAACTGCGCCACGCGGCGTTCCTGCCGGTGTGGATCACCGACCTGGCCGCGCCGGATATCATCTTCTCCTGGAGCACGCCGCTGCCCTTCGTGGGCCTGACGAGCTTCCACCTGCTGCCGATCCTGGTGGCCATCGCCATGTTCCTCCAGACGATGCTCAATCCCCAGGCTGCCGGCGCCGGTCCTGCCGCCACGGCCCAGCAGGCCCAGCAGCAGAAAATGATGAAGTACCTCATGCCCGGCATGATGCTCTTCATCTTCTACAATATGCCCTCGGGCCTCAACCTCTACATCATGACCTCCACCTTCGCCGGCGTGGCCGAACAGTACGTCATCAAACGACACGTCCAGGCCAAGGAAGAACTCGAGGCCGCCATGGAAACCACCGTGTCGGTGCCGGGCAAAGGCATGCGTGGGGCCAGGCCCAAGAAGCCCAAAGGGCCCTTCTGGACCAAACGCGGATAA
- a CDS encoding hemolysin family protein, with product MDGSFLLQHAGFLITLVLLLCASGFFSGSETALFSLSPAQVQQLRASGRSGRLAAALLRRPPILLQALLLGNMLVNVAFAAVAAALTLNILKSDVGAWAALLVTVGPLLALILLAEVLPKLLAVSHPQRVARLVAWPAAMLLRAVDPVLWILQRGLINPLTRLLAGGGPPERREITSDELAAVLDLSAKRGAIDTDAHSLLQEIMELTDLRARDVMVPRVDMVAFEINAPRAALADLLAGTHLRKVPVYDDNLDNILGVIHAKTLLLRPQAPLRELVTPVPFVPEAARLERVLLQFRVTKMQMAIVVDEYGGTAGLITLQDVLEEIVGDLPDPFSAHEAAVEPQRDGAYVLDGNLPVHELADALKMNLSGRHISTIGGFVTSLMGRIPHEGETVTFRNLQFTVVSMRKRRIGQLRLELVQDRTRAPGLDSAGAGRRGGDHAG from the coding sequence GTGGACGGCAGCTTTCTCCTCCAGCACGCCGGATTCCTGATCACGTTGGTTCTGCTGCTGTGCGCCTCGGGCTTTTTCAGCGGGTCCGAGACGGCGCTGTTCAGTCTCTCGCCGGCGCAGGTCCAGCAGCTTCGCGCCAGCGGGCGATCGGGGCGACTGGCGGCAGCGCTGCTGCGACGCCCGCCGATCCTCCTGCAGGCGCTGCTGCTGGGCAACATGCTGGTCAACGTGGCGTTTGCGGCCGTGGCGGCGGCATTGACGCTGAACATTCTCAAGAGCGACGTGGGCGCCTGGGCCGCGTTGCTGGTGACGGTAGGTCCGCTACTGGCGCTGATCCTGTTGGCCGAGGTGCTGCCCAAGCTGCTGGCGGTCTCTCACCCGCAGCGCGTGGCACGGCTGGTCGCGTGGCCGGCGGCAATGCTCCTGCGGGCGGTCGATCCGGTGCTCTGGATTCTCCAGCGGGGGCTGATCAACCCGCTGACGCGGTTGCTGGCCGGCGGCGGACCGCCCGAGCGGCGCGAGATCACCTCCGACGAGCTGGCGGCGGTGCTGGACCTTTCGGCCAAGCGCGGCGCCATCGACACCGACGCGCACTCGCTGCTGCAGGAGATCATGGAGTTGACGGACCTGCGCGCCCGCGACGTCATGGTCCCCCGGGTGGACATGGTCGCCTTCGAGATCAACGCCCCGCGGGCCGCCCTTGCCGACCTGCTGGCCGGAACCCATCTGCGAAAGGTGCCGGTCTATGACGACAATCTCGACAACATCCTGGGCGTGATCCACGCCAAGACGCTGCTGCTGCGCCCACAGGCGCCTCTGCGGGAACTCGTCACGCCCGTGCCGTTTGTGCCCGAGGCCGCACGCCTCGAACGGGTGCTGCTGCAGTTTCGCGTCACCAAGATGCAGATGGCCATCGTCGTCGACGAATACGGCGGCACCGCCGGGCTGATCACGCTGCAGGACGTGCTGGAGGAAATCGTCGGCGATCTGCCCGACCCCTTCTCGGCGCACGAGGCCGCCGTGGAGCCTCAGCGCGACGGGGCGTACGTGCTGGACGGCAATCTGCCGGTGCATGAGTTGGCCGACGCGCTGAAGATGAATCTCTCCGGCAGGCACATCAGCACCATCGGCGGATTCGTGACGTCGCTGATGGGGCGGATTCCCCACGAGGGCGAGACCGTCACCTTCCGCAACCTGCAGTTCACCGTCGTCTCCATGCGCAAACGCCGCATCGGGCAGTTGCGGCTGGAGCTGGTGCAGGACCGGACGCGGGCGCCGGGGCTCGACAGCGCGGGCGCTGGCCGGCGAGGGGGCGACCATGCTGGATAA
- a CDS encoding VOC family protein: MAAMQHIGFNCSDMKASEAFYTKHFGFRRARVFNAGQSGEFIMLRTGSMCLELFQSGDTAARGGDQTVGFKHLAFEVPDLEKALAALHADGVTTGPIHDCAWVTPGMRVCFFQDRDGNTLELMEGWKDQF; the protein is encoded by the coding sequence ATGGCAGCCATGCAGCACATTGGTTTCAACTGCAGCGACATGAAGGCCAGCGAGGCCTTTTACACCAAACACTTCGGATTCCGCCGCGCGCGGGTGTTTAACGCCGGACAAAGCGGCGAGTTCATCATGCTGCGCACGGGCAGCATGTGTCTGGAGCTGTTCCAGTCCGGCGACACCGCCGCCCGCGGCGGCGATCAGACCGTCGGGTTCAAGCACCTGGCCTTTGAAGTGCCGGATCTGGAAAAGGCCCTCGCCGCCCTCCACGCCGACGGCGTGACCACCGGACCCATCCACGACTGCGCCTGGGTCACCCCCGGAATGCGGGTGTGCTTCTTCCAGGACCGCGACGGCAACACGCTGGAGCTGATGGAAGGCTGGAAGGATCAGTTCTGA
- a CDS encoding amidohydrolase family protein → MTYQDLRHEIESLPSINAHIHQADVAAEWPGQSPDPIALLRTALPESFADQSVLDVLNGSAPHRDKWKALLAVWPLVRCSGYGRVVAARLRALGVDDNLTETSYDQIAQRLVPYTPAEAAAAFDAVGIGGWVSNVVGHPCFGWGDGIAKFLAGELPHGKNFFPLLNAGPLHDFSSMGELEAVERAAGVSIASLDDLTGAVGKIVDACVAKGVVGIKDHRAYSRGLLFKAPVRSAAAAEFTIVRANGSLAPHQSHLSDYVLDAIVSCAGDHKLPVAMHTGLCAGRYGRCAQPQNNAALLAGLLERHADVQFDLYHLNMPWSEEMLALMQRFPNVTANCVWAQHLDGAGMEEFLLRALQALPADRILGYGSDGGGMGYILATLGLAKDAIAGALSRLVDRNFISRSAALAVARIWLYEAPCKIYKLPLPQ, encoded by the coding sequence ATGACGTACCAAGATCTGCGCCACGAAATCGAATCCCTCCCCAGCATCAACGCCCACATCCACCAGGCCGATGTGGCGGCCGAATGGCCGGGGCAGTCGCCCGATCCAATAGCCCTGCTGCGAACGGCGCTGCCGGAGTCTTTCGCCGACCAGAGCGTGCTCGACGTGCTCAACGGCTCGGCGCCCCATCGCGACAAATGGAAGGCCCTGCTGGCGGTCTGGCCGCTGGTGCGGTGCAGCGGTTACGGCCGCGTGGTTGCCGCGCGCCTGCGGGCCCTGGGCGTGGACGACAATCTGACCGAGACCTCGTATGACCAGATCGCTCAACGCCTCGTGCCGTACACGCCCGCCGAGGCGGCCGCGGCGTTCGACGCCGTCGGCATCGGCGGATGGGTAAGCAATGTCGTCGGCCATCCGTGCTTTGGATGGGGCGACGGCATCGCGAAATTCCTGGCCGGCGAGCTGCCGCACGGCAAGAACTTCTTCCCGCTGCTCAACGCCGGGCCCCTGCACGATTTCAGTTCGATGGGCGAACTCGAGGCCGTCGAGCGCGCTGCCGGGGTGAGCATCGCCAGCCTGGACGACTTGACCGGCGCGGTGGGCAAGATCGTAGACGCCTGCGTGGCCAAAGGCGTTGTCGGCATCAAGGACCATCGTGCCTATTCTCGCGGGCTGCTGTTCAAGGCGCCCGTGCGCTCGGCGGCGGCCGCCGAGTTTACCATCGTGCGGGCCAACGGATCGCTGGCCCCGCACCAGAGCCACCTGTCCGATTACGTTCTCGATGCGATTGTCTCCTGCGCCGGCGACCACAAGCTGCCCGTGGCCATGCACACGGGTCTCTGCGCCGGCCGCTACGGGCGCTGCGCCCAGCCGCAGAATAACGCGGCGCTGCTGGCGGGCCTGTTGGAGCGCCACGCGGATGTGCAGTTCGATCTGTATCATCTCAACATGCCCTGGAGCGAGGAGATGCTGGCGCTGATGCAGCGGTTTCCCAACGTGACGGCCAACTGCGTCTGGGCGCAGCACCTTGACGGGGCGGGCATGGAGGAGTTCCTGCTGCGGGCGCTGCAGGCTCTGCCGGCCGACCGCATTTTGGGCTACGGCAGCGACGGAGGCGGAATGGGTTATATCCTGGCGACGCTGGGCCTGGCCAAAGACGCCATCGCCGGCGCCCTGTCGCGACTGGTGGATCGCAACTTCATCAGCCGTTCTGCCGCGCTGGCCGTAGCGAGAATCTGGCTCTACGAAGCCCCGTGCAAGATCTATAAGCTGCCCCTGCCCCAGTAG